From the Deinococcus hopiensis KR-140 genome, one window contains:
- a CDS encoding IS3 family transposase, whose amino-acid sequence MHPRRGYRFIHALLVQEGQHLNRKKVRRIWRRKPCVSKRSPAGKSAPGRPSRCRPSSRTTSGRMTSSSTRPWEDKR is encoded by the coding sequence CTGCATCCACGGCGGGGCTACCGGTTCATTCACGCCCTGCTCGTCCAGGAGGGCCAGCACCTCAACAGGAAGAAGGTCCGGCGGATTTGGCGGAGGAAGCCCTGCGTGTCAAAACGAAGCCCAGCAGGAAAATCCGCACCGGGGCGTCCATCCCGATGCAGGCCGAGTTCCAGGACCACGTCTGGACGTATGACTTCATCTTCGACCAGACCCTGGGAGGACAAGCGCTGA
- a CDS encoding transposase, whose protein sequence is MKTQQFSEDQIIKLLQDAKKGEKPVEELCRDLGCSTASYYAWKKKYGDTTADEAKRLRQVEKENARLLRIVGQQRLEMDAMKEVIQNKR, encoded by the coding sequence ATGAAAACGCAACAGTTCAGCGAAGATCAGATCATCAAACTGCTTCAGGACGCCAAAAAGGGCGAAAAGCCAGTCGAAGAGCTGTGCCGCGACCTCGGGTGCAGCACCGCGTCCTATTACGCCTGGAAGAAGAAGTACGGCGACACCACTGCCGACGAAGCCAAACGGCTTCGTCAGGTGGAGAAGGAAAACGCCCGTCTCCTGCGGATTGTGGGGCAGCAGCGCTTGGAGATGGATGCGATGAAGGAGGTGATTCAGAACAAGCGGTGA